In Eubalaena glacialis isolate mEubGla1 chromosome 3, mEubGla1.1.hap2.+ XY, whole genome shotgun sequence, the following are encoded in one genomic region:
- the LOC133088517 gene encoding ubiquitin-ribosomal protein eL40 fusion protein-like has protein sequence MQIFVKTLMGKTITLEVKLSVTIENVKAKIKDTEESTLHLLLHLQGSIIKSSLCQLSKKYNCDKMICCKCYAHLHTTAVNCHKKKCGQTNNLCPKKKVRYILSTGSSSAHRVAPYLNPTLEPQ, from the exons ATGCAGATCTTTGTGAAGACCCTGATGGGCAAGACCATCACTCTTGAGGTCAAGCTCAGTGTCACCATTGAGAATGTCAAAGCCAAAATCAAAGACACTGAGG AATCCACCCtacacttgctgcttcacctgcAGGGTAGTATCATCAAGTCTTCCCTCTGCCAGCTTTCCAAGAAGTACAACTGTGACAAAATGATCTGCTGCAAGTGTTATGCTCACCTGCACACCACTGCTGTCAACTGCCACAAGAAGAAGTGTGGCCAAACCAACAACTTGTGCCCCAAGAAGAAGGTCAGATACATCCTCTCCACTGGCTCTTCTTCTGCCCACAGGGTTGCCCCCTACCTAAACCCAACCCTGGAGCCTCagtaa